One region of Nothobranchius furzeri strain GRZ-AD chromosome 16, NfurGRZ-RIMD1, whole genome shotgun sequence genomic DNA includes:
- the LOC107396703 gene encoding nucleoside diphosphate kinase isoform X3 — protein sequence MAELQERTFIAIKPDGVQRGIVGEIIKRFEMKGFKLVGMKMLHASEELLMKHYIDLKDRPFFPALVNYMNSGPVVAMVWEGKGVVKTGRVMLGETNPADSKPGTIRGDFCIDVSKNIIHGSDSVESANKEISLWFQPDELVSYTSCAFSWLY from the exons ATGGCCGAGCTGCAGGAGCGGACCTTTATCGCCATCAAGCCTGACGGCGTGCAGCGGGGCATCGTCGGAGAGATCATCAAGCGGtttgagatgaagggcttcaagcTGGTGGGCATGAAAATGCTCCAT GCCTCTGAGGAGCTCCTGATGAAGCACTACATAGACCTGAAGGACCGACCCTTCTTTCCTGCTCTGGTCAACTACATGAACTCTGGTCCAGTAGTCGCCATG GTCTGGGAGGGAAAGGGGGTCGTAAAGACGGGCAGGGTCATGCTCGGTGAGACCAACCCCGCTGATTCCAAACCAGGAACCATCAGAGGAGACTTCTGCATCGATGTCAGCAA GAACATCATCCACGGCAGCGACTCGGTGGAAAGTGCCAACAAGGAGATTTCTCTGTGGTTCCAACCAGATGAGCTGGTCAGCTACACGAGCTGTGCCTTCAGCTGGCTCTACTGA
- the LOC107396703 gene encoding nucleoside diphosphate kinase B isoform X2 → MRIMAELQERTFIAIKPDGVQRGIVGEIIKRFEMKGFKLVGMKMLHASEELLMKHYIDLKDRPFFPALVNYMNSGPVVAMVWEGKGVVKTGRVMLGETNPADSKPGTIRGDFCIDVSKNIIHGSDSVESANKEISLWFQPDELVSYTSCAFSWLY, encoded by the exons ATGAG AATCATGGCCGAGCTGCAGGAGCGGACCTTTATCGCCATCAAGCCTGACGGCGTGCAGCGGGGCATCGTCGGAGAGATCATCAAGCGGtttgagatgaagggcttcaagcTGGTGGGCATGAAAATGCTCCAT GCCTCTGAGGAGCTCCTGATGAAGCACTACATAGACCTGAAGGACCGACCCTTCTTTCCTGCTCTGGTCAACTACATGAACTCTGGTCCAGTAGTCGCCATG GTCTGGGAGGGAAAGGGGGTCGTAAAGACGGGCAGGGTCATGCTCGGTGAGACCAACCCCGCTGATTCCAAACCAGGAACCATCAGAGGAGACTTCTGCATCGATGTCAGCAA GAACATCATCCACGGCAGCGACTCGGTGGAAAGTGCCAACAAGGAGATTTCTCTGTGGTTCCAACCAGATGAGCTGGTCAGCTACACGAGCTGTGCCTTCAGCTGGCTCTACTGA
- the LOC107396703 gene encoding nucleoside diphosphate kinase B isoform X1, whose protein sequence is MGLAPSAGIASPSCDKCCRVVIMAELQERTFIAIKPDGVQRGIVGEIIKRFEMKGFKLVGMKMLHASEELLMKHYIDLKDRPFFPALVNYMNSGPVVAMVWEGKGVVKTGRVMLGETNPADSKPGTIRGDFCIDVSKNIIHGSDSVESANKEISLWFQPDELVSYTSCAFSWLY, encoded by the exons ATGGGGCTAGCTCCATCGGCAGGCATCGCCTCACCCTCCTGTGACAAATGCTGCAGAGTTGT AATCATGGCCGAGCTGCAGGAGCGGACCTTTATCGCCATCAAGCCTGACGGCGTGCAGCGGGGCATCGTCGGAGAGATCATCAAGCGGtttgagatgaagggcttcaagcTGGTGGGCATGAAAATGCTCCAT GCCTCTGAGGAGCTCCTGATGAAGCACTACATAGACCTGAAGGACCGACCCTTCTTTCCTGCTCTGGTCAACTACATGAACTCTGGTCCAGTAGTCGCCATG GTCTGGGAGGGAAAGGGGGTCGTAAAGACGGGCAGGGTCATGCTCGGTGAGACCAACCCCGCTGATTCCAAACCAGGAACCATCAGAGGAGACTTCTGCATCGATGTCAGCAA GAACATCATCCACGGCAGCGACTCGGTGGAAAGTGCCAACAAGGAGATTTCTCTGTGGTTCCAACCAGATGAGCTGGTCAGCTACACGAGCTGTGCCTTCAGCTGGCTCTACTGA